The Oncorhynchus nerka isolate Pitt River linkage group LG11, Oner_Uvic_2.0, whole genome shotgun sequence genome includes the window GCATCGTTGACGCAGCTGATCCCGGTGTCCTGGTCAGCCAACAGCATCATCATGGAGTTCTATAGTCCCATCACTCCTGAGGCTCAAAAGAGGGAGATTGGAGGGGCTCTCTACCTGGGCTGGGCTGCAGCCGCTTTTCTCCTCATTGGGGGGTGCATCCTGTGCTGTAGTTGCCCCCAAAACCTGAGAAGAGGTATGCAGGGCCGCCCTCGCGGATGGTGTACTCCCTGACCAGGTCTGTGGCCCCTAGCGGCTATGACAAAAGAGACTATGTTTGAACTGACCTGGATATCTGGCAGCAGCTGCTTTCTGTTTTCTGCTCAGCGAATGAAGGACATTTGATACCAACCTTGAATTCCAGAACAGATAAAATGGTGGTGATTTCTACCAATACAATAGAATACTGCTTTTTGCTGGATCATTTTTGATGGTGCTCTGTTGAAGGGGAACACAACAAACTGGACTTGGTGTACTTTTATTTCGTACTGTATGCCTGTTTAAAATATACAAAGGTGTTGTAAATATTGTATTGTAATCTTACTATTTGAAAGTAGTTGAATTGAAACCATCTGCATTGTTACATTTTATTATTCTATAGACTGAATGAATAACAGcttatgttgtgtgtatgttgGATAACAATATGCCAAACACTGACCGTTTAACAGCTTTTGTTAAGTATGAAAATATCAACTATTTTGATGTTCAATGTGTGTCAATTTCACAATAAAAACTGTTTCATAAAACTTCATTTTTTCTTCAAATATGTTTCAATACAATGACAGAAAAATATAACTTGTTGCTATATGTTACTTTATACAGTACATTTCATTCACATTATTAAGTGATTTGCTACATGGGAAGTGCCACTAGGTCCTGTGCTACTCGCTATACAGTTTATAAGAAAAGTATGTTTGAATCTCTTAGCTTATATCAGAGAACTGCCTCTGTGTCATTCATTCTACCCAGATCAGGAAATAACAGGCATTTTCCTTCACTGATCCTTGGGTATCCATGGTAATGATGTGTTGAGTTGGATTCTCTTTCATAGCTGCTAGCTACCTGTCTGACTACCATATCTGTTGGGCTTAGATAACAAGGAGCTTGCTTTGTCAGCCCCCCACTTTCAGCCATTCCAAAATGGCCCCCAAAACAATGGGTCTGTTTCATAGCAAGATGGGGATCGGAGAGAGTTATCAACACCGGGTCATGAAAGTCTATTATCCCAGTTTCTGGGGCATAACTAGGGGAGACCCTCCCGGTTGTTAGGAATTCAAGGGCACTGGagtcagtgacagacagacatgaccgTTAGACCGCGTCAAATAGAGTGAACAAGACAGCTTGTTGCCGATGAATTGAGATCAGGCATTCTTATTTTACAAGCTGCTTCAGCTAATGCTGTGAGAGAATGATTGCTCTGAGGAGACAAGATTAGGGCTAATCTATTAATGAGTAAAAGGAAATGTTTAAtttaggtttaaaaaatatatatatataaagttaaAAAGTTCTAACCGATGTCAAAagctaaaacatttttaaaagagTGATTTTCAAACACTATGAGATTCGTGGTGACGTGAAGAGCAAAATAATACCCTCCCTCTGGCTAGTAACTCCTTGCAGGTTTTGAAAACCaccatttttttttacaacttttaatcctaccctgtgatgtcacagagaagcatTTTTTTGGACCTTCCAGGGCTCCTCCCTTCAGCTGATCTGGGATATAAAGGATACTTGTCTTCCCGgctgcaccagaacatcacacatCACAAACTCACAGGTGCTAGGGGCTAAATTAAGTCAATTGGTGTTAGTGTCTCTGACTGGctggtctctttctttctcacagATCCTCTGTCAGATCCTCTCAGGTATCTCAGGTGTGACGGAACACGGCGCACTGAAAGGAACACAGAAGGAGCTCCAGCAACAACAGAACTACCACCATGTCTGCAGGGTTGGAGTTAGTGGGGATCGCTCTATGCGTATTAGGATGGATCATTGCCATCGTGTCCTGCACCCTGCCCATGTGGCGAGTAACAGCCTTCATCGGCAGCAACATCGTCACGGCTCAGATCATCTGGGAGGGCCTGTGGATGACCTGTGTTGTCCAGAGCACAGGCCAGATGCAGTGTAAGGTCTATGACTCCATGCTGGCCCTCTCCCAGGACCTCCAGGCCGCCAGGGCCCTCACAGTCATCTCCATCCTCCTGGCCATCCTGGCCGTGCTCATCGCCATCGCCGGGGCCAAGTGCACCAACTGTATCGAGGATGAGGCATCCAAAGCTAAAGTCATGATCATCTCTGGGGTGTTCTTCATCGTGTCGGGAGTCATGCAGCTGATACCAGTGTCCTGGTCAGCCAACACTATCATCCGGGACTTCTACAACCCGCTGCTGACTGATGCACAGCGCAGGGAGTTAGGGGCAGCGCTCTACATTGGCTGGGGGGCTTCAGCCCTCATGATCCTCGGGGGAAGCCTCCTCTGCTGTTCCTGTCCCCCTCGGGAGAAGAGGTACAACCCCTCACGGATGGCATACTCTGTCTCACGCTCTACCCCAGGTGGGCCCGGGTTCGAGAGAAAAGACTATGTGTGATGGGACGATGGATGGGACAAGGACTATTTATGTAGCAACCAAAAACGTTATTCTACACGTGTTTCTAATGGGGCTTCATGAATCCCAAGGAGACTCCGCAATGAAGGGATGTGTTTGTTTTTGCTTTTTTCACCATTGTTTTGTTGGATTTGTCTACGTATGTACAGTACTTGTCTCTGTAACATCTACTCTGAAGGAAAAGTATAGAAGTTCCAGGGCCGGATTGTGTAAGAAAGAAGGATCATATGCTTTCCATTTGGGTTTAGTGAGAACAAAGGAAATTAAAAATAAGATCAGTAGTCTCTACATTTCTTAATTTAATTACAAGGTTTTAAGGGTTGGATTATTAGTGAGCTATGCATATCCATTGAAAATATATCAAGCTCATTTAAAAACATTCACAAGCTTTAATTGAATTAATGACATAACGTTTGTACTTTTATGATTATTCCTGTCTAAGATGTTGGTCATTGAGTCCATTCATATTTTAAATCACTAACATTTCATTATTTCCGTAGCTTCAGGCAACTACGCTACATCAAATGATATAGAATGTCGAATATTCAATCATTATCTTCTCATTGACATTTCTCTATGTTATTGCCTCATATAAATGACGCATTGCTTGGGTTTCAGAAACTAAGGAAGGCTGTTAAAAATACTAAATTTGACTGATACCTTAATAAAAAGACAGAGGTGGaacaaacaaaacatttcactgcaAGAATACAGTAGATTGAACAAAATCAGTATGTTCACAAATACTTTTGAACTGTGTTTATTTTATATGTAGGATTTGAATTTTGTGTTGGAATATTTTTGCATTTTGTTTTGTAAAAGACTTTGTGAAAGAGATGCATTTTTTGATGGTGATGTTCTATCATCAGTGTTAAGGGTGTGATTGTGTGATGTAATCATCTGTTTGGATGCCAGGAAGAGTAAcgactgccttggcagcagctaatggggatcctaataagaTACAAAATACTACTAACATACAGAGTACTGTAACTGTACTGAATGCTGTCACCTACACTCCAGATAGATGACAGATGAATTCAACACAGCGTGGATAGTGGTGCACAGAGGGAAGGGAGAACAGGTTGGGAGCAGACGAACAGAAGGCCTCAGTGTTTTAGGGCAATGAGGAGAAATGGGGGCATTGTGCACCTGTGTCCAGCCAGAACAGTGCTACAGTGTGTGTTAGTCCTGCAGTGTTAACTGCACATCACCTGCTTTTTAATAAAGACAGTTATTTTATGAAAGTTTGCATCTCTATTGGTTTCATTCAGAAAGCAATAATCAATCATGTATATATTTTCCTCTTGTTTTATTTAGTTACCATCTGCACACAGAGGTTTATACACTACCAACAATATATTTGTTGTACTTCAGCAATTTTGTACTGTTTTTTTTAATCCAATGAGAAGTTGATGGATGCTGGGATAAGGATCAGTACATGTGCCAGTGTAAAGGTAGCCTCAAATGCAATCCAAGAGGCCATGTTACCGCCACCAATCAGTAACTTTACCACAACAGCAATAAACAATTACCAACAAGAGATCACCTCACAGGTGCAGGTGGCAAATGTTATGTCAGCAGAGTAGGAAAAGAAGACTGAAAGAAATGATGAAAAGGTAGAATTAGAATCAGTAGCAGCAGGTCTAGAGCATATATCATCTTCAATTAAGGACGTAGATGAATCCAAGAAATACACAGGAACCAAATGTCTAACTGTTTCTAAAAAAACAATTTGAAGTCT containing:
- the LOC115136789 gene encoding claudin-3-like, which encodes MAVLGLEILGMILAVLGWILSIVSCALPMWRVSAFIGVNIITAQTIWEGIWMTCVVQSTGQMQCKVYDSMLALSSDLQAARALTVISIVVGIMGVLVAVVGAKCTNCVKDETAKARVMIAAGVAFIVASLTQLIPVSWSANSIIMEFYSPITPEAQKREIGGALYLGLELVGIALCVLGWIIAIVSCTLPMWRVTAFIGSNIVTAQIIWEGLWMTCVVQSTGQMQCKVYDSMLALSQDLQAARALTVISILLAILAVLIAIAGAKCTNCIEDEASKAKVMIISGVFFIVSGVMQLIPVSWSANTIIRDFYNPLLTDAQRRELGAALYIGWGASALMILGGSLLCCSCPPREKRYNPSRMAYSVSRSTPGGPGFERKDYV